A single window of Rana temporaria chromosome 1, aRanTem1.1, whole genome shotgun sequence DNA harbors:
- the LOC120924659 gene encoding E3 ubiquitin/ISG15 ligase TRIM25-like, translated as MASADLRKELECSVCLDIYTDPIILRCGHNFCRDCIGHVLDALDDSGGYCCPECREEFQDRPALRRNRTLRNIVEIFLSAQPDEEEPRVFCTYCIHTPVPAVKSCLQCDASLCDDHLKVHSKSPEHVLCDPTTSLENRECSVHKKILEYYCTEDSTCICESCRLDGEHRGHQVETLDEASEMKKQLRNNVQKQMVERKELEKRVQGLQERATSLFGVLSCLDDRQKRLMSEITEWTK; from the coding sequence ATGGCGTCTGCTGATCTGAGGAAGGAACTGGAATGTTCCGTCTGTCTGGACATTTATACAGATCCTATAATCCTGAGATGTGGACACAACTTTTGCCGGGACTGTATTGGTCATGTGTTGGATGCACTGGATGATTCTGGAGGTTATTGCTGTCCTGAATGTAGAGAAGAGTTCCAGGATCGTCCTGCACTGCGGAGGAACAGAACACTGCGCAACATAGTGGAGATTTTCCTGTCTGCTCAGCCAGATGAAGAGGAGCCCAGAGTCTTCTGTACTTACTGTATTCACACTCCTGTACCTGCTGTGAAATCCTGTCTGCAATGTGATGCTTCTCTGTGTGACGATCACCTGAAAGTCCACAGCAAGTCACCAGAACACGTCTTATGTGACCCCACCACTTCCCTGGAGAACAGGGAATGCTCCGTCCATAAGAAGATCCTGGAatattactgcactgaggactcCACCTGTATCTGTGAGTCCTGCAGGCTGGATGGAGAACATCGGGGACACCAGGTGGAGACTCTGGATGAGGCCTCTGAGATGAAGAAACAACTGAGAAATAATGTGCAGAAACAGATGGTTGAGAGAAAGGAGCTGGAGAAAAGAGTTCAGGGTCTGCAGGAGAGAGCCACTTCCCTGTTCGGAGTCCTCAGTTGTTTGGATGACCGGCAGAAGAGACTCATGAGTGAGATCACTGAATGGACAAAGTAG